One region of Eupeodes corollae chromosome 1, idEupCoro1.1, whole genome shotgun sequence genomic DNA includes:
- the LOC129938732 gene encoding adhesion G-protein coupled receptor G2-like, producing MCCGSRAAIHGGAAAATVSGTRVFSRNIFLKVILFALIVFRVVNSQTTTTPAEKTTSKYTTTEISPRSITNDKPLFCKSEPFKNGTLRWNQAEVGTAAITNIPCLQRNGLPLTRKCQFDSFSQPLWEDISTKSIDCLELTRQKLITKVLMNLERLAFVENSTAPAEAVRLLKRNLRAKNIKLIPTDIHFACRIVKQAVERAKSADLCLTLLGMYNGLMGVDREVLRASTVFNSTNKLVASFESCVDGTYRERSSARSEERVEMLELGELGVRAHLAQNLSVFLIDPNVANVSGIALYDQPLSNNLGSKMFREEFGDFYYRFLYSNESVTNLLMDKGLQVASFFPYDLWRNLTQNLSHPGFVIIKVYSSDVLFLQPSLRTDRKVFSKIASVTIPGVSGSFDGFLPVIFRNTGPSVSHPETGCGYWNYETWLSDGIVVLEKRGDLVACGTHHMTQFSYLIGGDYRFADFSESVVITKLHLRALDIITLIGCTLSVIGLLGIFITSILFKSWRSKASSKVLLHLCTAMICQMAIFCFVNTNDMTEQLVEDRDYIGCVAVGALLQYFVLVQFIWMLLIAFFQFQRYVQVFGSKPKHFVLKSAIIGWGVPIIPPAILIAVDRSSYIPDFENDKSLMCYPSGHGLHLGVVLPVTLIIMANFIIFVMVFWNISHTMESSSSKVIEKKKILRQIRLLIMMFFLFGFSWIFGLLAAMEAGLVFSYLFCLTATLEGFVLFVYFVLLDPTTRKLWSELFGKDKDKLRESETVKLRSGTNTTSG from the coding sequence ATGTGCTGTGGTTCAAGAGCAGCTATTCACGGTGgtgccgccgccgccaccgtcTCCGGTACGAGAGTCTTTTCgaggaatatatttttaaaagtaatacttTTTGCACTGATCGTTTTTCGAGTCGTTAATTCGCAAACTACAACAACGCCAGCagaaaaaacaacttcaaaataCACCACAACGGAAATTTCACCAAGGTCAATAACCAATGATAAACCTCTTTTCTGTAAGTCAGAACCTTTCAAAAATGGGACCTTACGCTGGAATCAGGCCGAAGTCGGAACGGCAGCCATAACTAATATACCCTGTCTGCAACGAAATGGACTTCCGCTCACTCGAAAATGTCAGTTTGATAGTTTCTCGCAGCCACTTTGGGAGGACATTTCTACAAAGTCAATCGATTGCTTAGAACTGACCCGTCAAAAGCTGATAACTAAAGTTCTGATGAACTTGGAGCGACTGGCATTTGTTGAGAATAGCACAGCGCCTGCAGAAGCAGTTAGGCTTTTGAAACGGAATCTCAGAGCGAAGAACATCAAACTGATTCCGACTGACATACATTTCGCTTGTAGAATTGTCAAACAAGCTGTGGAACGTGCAAAATCAGCTGATCTATGTTTGACATTGCTTGGCATGTACAACGGCCTCATGGGAGTCGATAGGGAAGTTCTTCGGGCGTCGACAGTATTCAATTCTACAAACAAATTGGTTGCCAGTTTTGAATCTTGCGTCGATGGAACTTATCGAGAGAGAAGCAGTGCTCGTTCGGAGGAGCGTGTCGAAATGCTCGAACTTGGTGAATTGGGTGTTAGAGCACATTTGGCACAGAATTTGAGTGTTTTTCTCATAGATCCCAATGTAGCTAACGTCTCGGGAATAGCACTATATGATCAACCATTGAGTAATAATCTTGGTTCGAAGATGTTCCGAGAGGAATTCGGGGACTTCTATTATCGCTTTCTGTACTCCAACGAATCCGTTACTAATTTGCTTATGGACAAAGGACTCCAGGTAGCATCGTTCTTCCCCTATGATTTGTGGAGGAATTTAACGCAGAACCTATCCCATCCTGGTTTTGTTATCATAAAAGTCTATTCCAGTGATGTCCTCTTTCTGCAGCCTTCACTCCGAACCGATCGGAAAGTGTTTAGTAAAATCGCCTCAGTCACCATACCAGGGGTAAGTGGATCATTCGATGGATTTCTTCCGGTGATATTCAGAAACACTGGTCCATCTGTCAGTCATCCAGAAACTGGATGTGGATATTGGAATTACGAAACCTGGTTGAGTGATGGCATTGTGGTGCTCGAGAAACGCGGAGACCTTGTAGCTTGTGGAACACACCATATGACCCAATTTTCCTATCTCATTGGGGGAGATTATCGCTTTGCGGACTTTTCTGAGAGTGTTGTAATAACCAAACTTCATCTGCGAGCCTTGGACATCATCACTCTCATCGGTTGCACCCTGTCAGTTATTGGACTGTTGGGAATTTTCATAACCAGCATTCTTTTCAAATCCTGGCGCTCGAAAGCGTCCTCGAAAGTCCTTCTGCATTTGTGCACAGCGATGATATGTCAAATGGCCATTTTCTGTTTCGTCAATACCAACGACATGACCGAACAGTTGGTGGAGGACCGAGACTACATTGGATGTGTTGCAGTGGGAGCTCTTTTGCAATACTTCGTGCTGGTTCAGTTCATTTGGATGCTGCTTATTGCTTTCTTCCAGTTCCAACGCTACGTTCAAGTATTCGGCTCAAAGCCCAAACATTTTGTGTTGAAATCAGCCATAATCGGTTGGGGGGTACCAATAATCCCGCCAGCCATTCTCATTGCCGTTGATCGTTCATCATACATTCCGGACTTTGAAAACGATAAATCCCTGATGTGCTATCCCTCGGGACATGGTTTGCACCTGGGCGTCGTACTTCCAGTCACCCTGATCATAATGGCCAACTTTATTATCTTCGTGATGGTCTTCTGGAACATCAGCCACACCATGGAATCATCGTCGTCAAAGGTCAttgagaagaagaaaattttgcGTCAGATTCGGCTTTTGATCATGATGTTTTTCCTCTTCGGCTTCTCGTGGATATTTGGACTGTTGGCTGCAATGGAGGCGGGCTTGGTATTTTCGTATCTCTTTTGTTTGACTGCCACTTTGGAGGGATTTGTgttgtttgtgtattttgttcTGCTCGATCCAACAACCAGAAAATTGTGGTCAGAATTGTTTGGCAAAGATAAAGACAAGTTAAGGGAATCAGAGACTGTTAAGTTGAGATCAGGAACAAATACAACGAGTGGTTGA